Proteins encoded within one genomic window of Triticum aestivum cultivar Chinese Spring chromosome 2D, IWGSC CS RefSeq v2.1, whole genome shotgun sequence:
- the LOC123052677 gene encoding uncharacterized protein isoform X1, translating to MSSIIVQVSAFVLNLIAFGLAVAAEQRRNKATVTPDLAKEYDYYVYDSDVATGYGVGALLLTAAQVVVMLASRCFCCGRGLKPGGGGGARAPAPSCSSSSHVMRSDFLNSSKVSANKWLHFPSDLS from the exons atgtcGTCCATCATCGTGCAGGTGTCCGCCTTCGTCCTTAACCTCATCGCCTtcggcctcgccgtcgccgccgagcagCGCCGCAACAAG GCCACGGTGACGCCGGACCTGGCCAAGGAGTACGACTACTACGTCTACGACTCCGACGTCGCCACCGGCTACGGCGTCGGCGCGCTCCTCCTCACCGCCGCGCAGGTCGTCGTCATGCTCGCCAGTCGATGCTTCTGTTGCGGACGCGGGCtcaagccgggggggggggggggggctcgcgcgCCTGCGCCCTCATGCTCTTCCTCTTCTCATG TCATGCGTTCGGATTTTCTAAACAGTTCTAAAGTCAGCGCCAATAAATGGCTTCACTTCCCTAGTGACCTTAGCTAG
- the LOC123052677 gene encoding uncharacterized protein isoform X2 yields the protein MSSIIVQVSAFVLNLIAFGLAVAAEQRRNKATVTPDLAKEYDYYVYDSDVATGYGVGALLLTAAQVVVMLASRCFCCGRGLKPGGGGGARAPAPSCSSSSHGL from the exons atgtcGTCCATCATCGTGCAGGTGTCCGCCTTCGTCCTTAACCTCATCGCCTtcggcctcgccgtcgccgccgagcagCGCCGCAACAAG GCCACGGTGACGCCGGACCTGGCCAAGGAGTACGACTACTACGTCTACGACTCCGACGTCGCCACCGGCTACGGCGTCGGCGCGCTCCTCCTCACCGCCGCGCAGGTCGTCGTCATGCTCGCCAGTCGATGCTTCTGTTGCGGACGCGGGCtcaagccgggggggggggggggggctcgcgcgCCTGCGCCCTCATGCTCTTCCTCTTCTCATG GATTgtga